The following proteins are encoded in a genomic region of Oryctolagus cuniculus chromosome 6, mOryCun1.1, whole genome shotgun sequence:
- the HNRNPH1 gene encoding heterogeneous nuclear ribonucleoprotein H isoform X2 produces the protein MMLGTEGGEGFVVKVRGLPWSCSADEVQRFFSDCKIQNGAQGIRFIYTREGRPSGEAFVELESEDEVKLALKKDRETMGHRYVEVFKSNNVEMDWVLKHTGPNSPDTANDGFVRLRGLPFGCSKEEIVQFFSGLEIVPNGITLPVDFQGRSTGEAFVQFASQEIAEKALKKHKERIGHRYIEIFKSSRAEVRTHYDPPRKLMAMQRPGPYDRPGAGRGYNSIGRGAGFERMRRGAYGGGYGGYDDYNGYNDGYGFGSDRFGRDLNYCFSGMSDHRYGDGGSTFQSTTGHCVHMRGLPYRATENDIYNFFSPLNPVRVHIEIGPDGRVTGEADVEFATHEDAVAAMSKDKANMQHRYVELFLNSTAGASGGAYEHRYVELFLNSTAGASGGAYANQSSYGGPASQQLSGGYGGGYGGQSSMSGYGSQGAVSSSYYSSGSRASVGVNGMGGMTGMSSMSGGWGM, from the exons ATGATGTTGGGCACCGAGGGCGGAGAGGGATTCGTGGTGAAGGTCCGGGGCTTGCCTTGGTCTTGTTCTGCCGATGAAGTGCAGCGGTTTTTTTCTG ACTGCAAAATTCAAAATGGGGCTCAAGGTATTCGTTTCATCTACACCAGAGAAGGCAGACCGAGTGGCGAGGCTTTTGTTGAACTTGAATCAGAAGATGAAGTCAAATTGGCCctgaaaaaagacagagaaactaTGGGACACAGATATGTTGAAG TATTCAAGTCAAACAACGTTGAAATGGATTGGGTGTTGAAGCATACTGGTCCAAATAGTCCTGACACGGCCAATGATGGCTTTGTACGGCTTAGAGGACTCCCCTTTGGATGTAGCAAGGAAGAAATTGTTCAGTTCTTCTCAG GGTTGGAAATCGTGCCAAATGGGATAACATTGCCGGTGGACTTCCAGGGGAGGAGTACGGGGGAGGCCTTCGTGCAGTTTGCTTCACAGGAAATAGCTGAAAAGGCTCTAAAGAAACACAAGGAAAGAATAGGGCACAG GTATATCGAAATCTTTAAGAGCAGTCGAGCTGAAGTTAGAACTCACTATGATCCACCACGAAAGCTTATGGCCATGCAGCGGCCAGGTCCCTATGACAGACCTGGGGCTGGCAGAGGGTATAACAGCATTGGCAGAGGAGCTGGCTTTGAGAGGATGAGGCGTGGTGCCTATGGTGGAG GCTATGGAGGCTATGATGATTATAATGGCTATAATGATGGCTATGGATTTGGGTCAGATAGATTTGGAAGAG ACCTCAATTACTGTTTTTCAGGAATGTCTGATCACAGATACGGGGATGGTGGCTCCACTTTCCAGAGCACAACGGGGCACTGTGTACACATGCGGGGATTGCCATACAGAGCCACTGAGAATGACATTTATAAT TTTTTCTCACCCCTCAACCCTGTGAGAGTACACATTGAAATTGGTCCTGATGGCAGAGTAACCGGTGAAGCAGATGTTGAGTTTGCAACTCATGAAGATGCTGTGGCAGCTATGTCAAAAGACAAAGCAAATATGC AACACAGATATGTAGAGCTCTTCTTGAATTCTACAGCAGGAGCAAGCGGTGGTGCATACG AACACAGATATGTAGAACTCTTCTTGAATTCTACAGCAGGAGCAAGCGGTGGTGCTTATG CGAACCAGTCCAGTTATGGTGGCCCAGCCAGCCAGCAGCTGAGTGGAGGTTACGGAGGGGGCTATGGTGGCCAGAGCAGCATGAGTGGATACG GTAGCCAAGGAGCAGTGAGCAGCAGCTACTACAGTAGTGGAAGCCGTGCGTCAGTGGGCGTGAACGGAATGGGAGGGATGACTGGCATGTCCAGTATGAGTGGGGGATGGGGAATGTAA
- the HNRNPH1 gene encoding heterogeneous nuclear ribonucleoprotein H isoform X4 has product MMLGTEGGEGFVVKVRGLPWSCSADEVQRFFSDCKIQNGAQGIRFIYTREGRPSGEAFVELESEDEVKLALKKDRETMGHRYVEVFKSNNVEMDWVLKHTGPNSPDTANDGFVRLRGLPFGCSKEEIVQFFSGLEIVPNGITLPVDFQGRSTGEAFVQFASQEIAEKALKKHKERIGHRYIEIFKSSRAEVRTHYDPPRKLMAMQRPGPYDRPGAGRGYNSIGRGAGFERMRRGAYGGGYGGYDDYNGYNDGYGFGSDRFGRDLNYCFSGMSDHRYGDGGSTFQSTTGHCVHMRGLPYRATENDIYNFFSPLNPVRVHIEIGPDGRVTGEADVEFATHEDAVAAMSKDKANMQHRYVELFLNSTAGASGGAYEHRYVELFLNSTAGASGGAYGSQMMGGMGLSNQSSYGGPASQQLSGGYGGGYGGQSSMSGYDQVLQENSSDFQSNIA; this is encoded by the exons ATGATGTTGGGCACCGAGGGCGGAGAGGGATTCGTGGTGAAGGTCCGGGGCTTGCCTTGGTCTTGTTCTGCCGATGAAGTGCAGCGGTTTTTTTCTG ACTGCAAAATTCAAAATGGGGCTCAAGGTATTCGTTTCATCTACACCAGAGAAGGCAGACCGAGTGGCGAGGCTTTTGTTGAACTTGAATCAGAAGATGAAGTCAAATTGGCCctgaaaaaagacagagaaactaTGGGACACAGATATGTTGAAG TATTCAAGTCAAACAACGTTGAAATGGATTGGGTGTTGAAGCATACTGGTCCAAATAGTCCTGACACGGCCAATGATGGCTTTGTACGGCTTAGAGGACTCCCCTTTGGATGTAGCAAGGAAGAAATTGTTCAGTTCTTCTCAG GGTTGGAAATCGTGCCAAATGGGATAACATTGCCGGTGGACTTCCAGGGGAGGAGTACGGGGGAGGCCTTCGTGCAGTTTGCTTCACAGGAAATAGCTGAAAAGGCTCTAAAGAAACACAAGGAAAGAATAGGGCACAG GTATATCGAAATCTTTAAGAGCAGTCGAGCTGAAGTTAGAACTCACTATGATCCACCACGAAAGCTTATGGCCATGCAGCGGCCAGGTCCCTATGACAGACCTGGGGCTGGCAGAGGGTATAACAGCATTGGCAGAGGAGCTGGCTTTGAGAGGATGAGGCGTGGTGCCTATGGTGGAG GCTATGGAGGCTATGATGATTATAATGGCTATAATGATGGCTATGGATTTGGGTCAGATAGATTTGGAAGAG ACCTCAATTACTGTTTTTCAGGAATGTCTGATCACAGATACGGGGATGGTGGCTCCACTTTCCAGAGCACAACGGGGCACTGTGTACACATGCGGGGATTGCCATACAGAGCCACTGAGAATGACATTTATAAT TTTTTCTCACCCCTCAACCCTGTGAGAGTACACATTGAAATTGGTCCTGATGGCAGAGTAACCGGTGAAGCAGATGTTGAGTTTGCAACTCATGAAGATGCTGTGGCAGCTATGTCAAAAGACAAAGCAAATATGC AACACAGATATGTAGAGCTCTTCTTGAATTCTACAGCAGGAGCAAGCGGTGGTGCATACG AACACAGATATGTAGAACTCTTCTTGAATTCTACAGCAGGAGCAAGCGGTGGTGCTTATGGTAGCCAAATGATGGGAGGCATGGGCTTGT CGAACCAGTCCAGTTATGGTGGCCCAGCCAGCCAGCAGCTGAGTGGAGGTTACGGAGGGGGCTATGGTGGCCAGAGCAGCATGAGTGGATACG ACCAAGTTTTACAGGAAAACTCCAGTGATTTTCAATCAAACATTGCATag
- the HNRNPH1 gene encoding heterogeneous nuclear ribonucleoprotein H isoform X1 — MMLGTEGGEGFVVKVRGLPWSCSADEVQRFFSDCKIQNGAQGIRFIYTREGRPSGEAFVELESEDEVKLALKKDRETMGHRYVEVFKSNNVEMDWVLKHTGPNSPDTANDGFVRLRGLPFGCSKEEIVQFFSGLEIVPNGITLPVDFQGRSTGEAFVQFASQEIAEKALKKHKERIGHRYIEIFKSSRAEVRTHYDPPRKLMAMQRPGPYDRPGAGRGYNSIGRGAGFERMRRGAYGGGYGGYDDYNGYNDGYGFGSDRFGRDLNYCFSGMSDHRYGDGGSTFQSTTGHCVHMRGLPYRATENDIYNFFSPLNPVRVHIEIGPDGRVTGEADVEFATHEDAVAAMSKDKANMQHRYVELFLNSTAGASGGAYEHRYVELFLNSTAGASGGAYGSQMMGGMGLSNQSSYGGPASQQLSGGYGGGYGGQSSMSGYGSQGAVSSSYYSSGSRASVGVNGMGGMTGMSSMSGGWGM; from the exons ATGATGTTGGGCACCGAGGGCGGAGAGGGATTCGTGGTGAAGGTCCGGGGCTTGCCTTGGTCTTGTTCTGCCGATGAAGTGCAGCGGTTTTTTTCTG ACTGCAAAATTCAAAATGGGGCTCAAGGTATTCGTTTCATCTACACCAGAGAAGGCAGACCGAGTGGCGAGGCTTTTGTTGAACTTGAATCAGAAGATGAAGTCAAATTGGCCctgaaaaaagacagagaaactaTGGGACACAGATATGTTGAAG TATTCAAGTCAAACAACGTTGAAATGGATTGGGTGTTGAAGCATACTGGTCCAAATAGTCCTGACACGGCCAATGATGGCTTTGTACGGCTTAGAGGACTCCCCTTTGGATGTAGCAAGGAAGAAATTGTTCAGTTCTTCTCAG GGTTGGAAATCGTGCCAAATGGGATAACATTGCCGGTGGACTTCCAGGGGAGGAGTACGGGGGAGGCCTTCGTGCAGTTTGCTTCACAGGAAATAGCTGAAAAGGCTCTAAAGAAACACAAGGAAAGAATAGGGCACAG GTATATCGAAATCTTTAAGAGCAGTCGAGCTGAAGTTAGAACTCACTATGATCCACCACGAAAGCTTATGGCCATGCAGCGGCCAGGTCCCTATGACAGACCTGGGGCTGGCAGAGGGTATAACAGCATTGGCAGAGGAGCTGGCTTTGAGAGGATGAGGCGTGGTGCCTATGGTGGAG GCTATGGAGGCTATGATGATTATAATGGCTATAATGATGGCTATGGATTTGGGTCAGATAGATTTGGAAGAG ACCTCAATTACTGTTTTTCAGGAATGTCTGATCACAGATACGGGGATGGTGGCTCCACTTTCCAGAGCACAACGGGGCACTGTGTACACATGCGGGGATTGCCATACAGAGCCACTGAGAATGACATTTATAAT TTTTTCTCACCCCTCAACCCTGTGAGAGTACACATTGAAATTGGTCCTGATGGCAGAGTAACCGGTGAAGCAGATGTTGAGTTTGCAACTCATGAAGATGCTGTGGCAGCTATGTCAAAAGACAAAGCAAATATGC AACACAGATATGTAGAGCTCTTCTTGAATTCTACAGCAGGAGCAAGCGGTGGTGCATACG AACACAGATATGTAGAACTCTTCTTGAATTCTACAGCAGGAGCAAGCGGTGGTGCTTATGGTAGCCAAATGATGGGAGGCATGGGCTTGT CGAACCAGTCCAGTTATGGTGGCCCAGCCAGCCAGCAGCTGAGTGGAGGTTACGGAGGGGGCTATGGTGGCCAGAGCAGCATGAGTGGATACG GTAGCCAAGGAGCAGTGAGCAGCAGCTACTACAGTAGTGGAAGCCGTGCGTCAGTGGGCGTGAACGGAATGGGAGGGATGACTGGCATGTCCAGTATGAGTGGGGGATGGGGAATGTAA
- the HNRNPH1 gene encoding heterogeneous nuclear ribonucleoprotein H isoform X5, whose translation MMLGTEGGEGFVVKVRGLPWSCSADEVQRFFSDCKIQNGAQGIRFIYTREGRPSGEAFVELESEDEVKLALKKDRETMGHRYVEVFKSNNVEMDWVLKHTGPNSPDTANDGFVRLRGLPFGCSKEEIVQFFSGLEIVPNGITLPVDFQGRSTGEAFVQFASQEIAEKALKKHKERIGHRYIEIFKSSRAEVRTHYDPPRKLMAMQRPGPYDRPGAGRGYNSIGRGAGFERMRRGAYGGGYGGYDDYNGYNDGYGFGSDRFGRDLNYCFSGMSDHRYGDGGSTFQSTTGHCVHMRGLPYRATENDIYNFFSPLNPVRVHIEIGPDGRVTGEADVEFATHEDAVAAMSKDKANMQHRYVELFLNSTAGASGGAYEHRYVELFLNSTAGASGGAYANQSSYGGPASQQLSGGYGGGYGGQSSMSGYDQVLQENSSDFQSNIA comes from the exons ATGATGTTGGGCACCGAGGGCGGAGAGGGATTCGTGGTGAAGGTCCGGGGCTTGCCTTGGTCTTGTTCTGCCGATGAAGTGCAGCGGTTTTTTTCTG ACTGCAAAATTCAAAATGGGGCTCAAGGTATTCGTTTCATCTACACCAGAGAAGGCAGACCGAGTGGCGAGGCTTTTGTTGAACTTGAATCAGAAGATGAAGTCAAATTGGCCctgaaaaaagacagagaaactaTGGGACACAGATATGTTGAAG TATTCAAGTCAAACAACGTTGAAATGGATTGGGTGTTGAAGCATACTGGTCCAAATAGTCCTGACACGGCCAATGATGGCTTTGTACGGCTTAGAGGACTCCCCTTTGGATGTAGCAAGGAAGAAATTGTTCAGTTCTTCTCAG GGTTGGAAATCGTGCCAAATGGGATAACATTGCCGGTGGACTTCCAGGGGAGGAGTACGGGGGAGGCCTTCGTGCAGTTTGCTTCACAGGAAATAGCTGAAAAGGCTCTAAAGAAACACAAGGAAAGAATAGGGCACAG GTATATCGAAATCTTTAAGAGCAGTCGAGCTGAAGTTAGAACTCACTATGATCCACCACGAAAGCTTATGGCCATGCAGCGGCCAGGTCCCTATGACAGACCTGGGGCTGGCAGAGGGTATAACAGCATTGGCAGAGGAGCTGGCTTTGAGAGGATGAGGCGTGGTGCCTATGGTGGAG GCTATGGAGGCTATGATGATTATAATGGCTATAATGATGGCTATGGATTTGGGTCAGATAGATTTGGAAGAG ACCTCAATTACTGTTTTTCAGGAATGTCTGATCACAGATACGGGGATGGTGGCTCCACTTTCCAGAGCACAACGGGGCACTGTGTACACATGCGGGGATTGCCATACAGAGCCACTGAGAATGACATTTATAAT TTTTTCTCACCCCTCAACCCTGTGAGAGTACACATTGAAATTGGTCCTGATGGCAGAGTAACCGGTGAAGCAGATGTTGAGTTTGCAACTCATGAAGATGCTGTGGCAGCTATGTCAAAAGACAAAGCAAATATGC AACACAGATATGTAGAGCTCTTCTTGAATTCTACAGCAGGAGCAAGCGGTGGTGCATACG AACACAGATATGTAGAACTCTTCTTGAATTCTACAGCAGGAGCAAGCGGTGGTGCTTATG CGAACCAGTCCAGTTATGGTGGCCCAGCCAGCCAGCAGCTGAGTGGAGGTTACGGAGGGGGCTATGGTGGCCAGAGCAGCATGAGTGGATACG ACCAAGTTTTACAGGAAAACTCCAGTGATTTTCAATCAAACATTGCATag
- the HNRNPH1 gene encoding heterogeneous nuclear ribonucleoprotein H isoform X6, translated as MMLGTEGGEGFVVKVRGLPWSCSADEVQRFFSDCKIQNGAQGIRFIYTREGRPSGEAFVELESEDEVKLALKKDRETMGHRYVEVFKSNNVEMDWVLKHTGPNSPDTANDGFVRLRGLPFGCSKEEIVQFFSGLEIVPNGITLPVDFQGRSTGEAFVQFASQEIAEKALKKHKERIGHRYIEIFKSSRAEVRTHYDPPRKLMAMQRPGPYDRPGAGRGYNSIGRGAGFERMRRGAYGGGYGGYDDYNGYNDGYGFGSDRFGRDLNYCFSGMSDHRYGDGGSTFQSTTGHCVHMRGLPYRATENDIYNFFSPLNPVRVHIEIGPDGRVTGEADVEFATHEDAVAAMSKDKANMQHRYVELFLNSTAGASGGAYGSQMLGGMGLSNQSSYGGPASQQLSGGYGGGYGGQSSMSGYDQVLQENSSDFQSNIA; from the exons ATGATGTTGGGCACCGAGGGCGGAGAGGGATTCGTGGTGAAGGTCCGGGGCTTGCCTTGGTCTTGTTCTGCCGATGAAGTGCAGCGGTTTTTTTCTG ACTGCAAAATTCAAAATGGGGCTCAAGGTATTCGTTTCATCTACACCAGAGAAGGCAGACCGAGTGGCGAGGCTTTTGTTGAACTTGAATCAGAAGATGAAGTCAAATTGGCCctgaaaaaagacagagaaactaTGGGACACAGATATGTTGAAG TATTCAAGTCAAACAACGTTGAAATGGATTGGGTGTTGAAGCATACTGGTCCAAATAGTCCTGACACGGCCAATGATGGCTTTGTACGGCTTAGAGGACTCCCCTTTGGATGTAGCAAGGAAGAAATTGTTCAGTTCTTCTCAG GGTTGGAAATCGTGCCAAATGGGATAACATTGCCGGTGGACTTCCAGGGGAGGAGTACGGGGGAGGCCTTCGTGCAGTTTGCTTCACAGGAAATAGCTGAAAAGGCTCTAAAGAAACACAAGGAAAGAATAGGGCACAG GTATATCGAAATCTTTAAGAGCAGTCGAGCTGAAGTTAGAACTCACTATGATCCACCACGAAAGCTTATGGCCATGCAGCGGCCAGGTCCCTATGACAGACCTGGGGCTGGCAGAGGGTATAACAGCATTGGCAGAGGAGCTGGCTTTGAGAGGATGAGGCGTGGTGCCTATGGTGGAG GCTATGGAGGCTATGATGATTATAATGGCTATAATGATGGCTATGGATTTGGGTCAGATAGATTTGGAAGAG ACCTCAATTACTGTTTTTCAGGAATGTCTGATCACAGATACGGGGATGGTGGCTCCACTTTCCAGAGCACAACGGGGCACTGTGTACACATGCGGGGATTGCCATACAGAGCCACTGAGAATGACATTTATAAT TTTTTCTCACCCCTCAACCCTGTGAGAGTACACATTGAAATTGGTCCTGATGGCAGAGTAACCGGTGAAGCAGATGTTGAGTTTGCAACTCATGAAGATGCTGTGGCAGCTATGTCAAAAGACAAAGCAAATATGC AACACAGATATGTAGAGCTCTTCTTGAATTCTACAGCAGGAGCAAGCGGTGGTGCATACGGTAGCCAAATGCTAGGAGGCATGGGTTTGT CGAACCAGTCCAGTTATGGTGGCCCAGCCAGCCAGCAGCTGAGTGGAGGTTACGGAGGGGGCTATGGTGGCCAGAGCAGCATGAGTGGATACG ACCAAGTTTTACAGGAAAACTCCAGTGATTTTCAATCAAACATTGCATag
- the HNRNPH1 gene encoding heterogeneous nuclear ribonucleoprotein H isoform X3, whose product MMLGTEGGEGFVVKVRGLPWSCSADEVQRFFSDCKIQNGAQGIRFIYTREGRPSGEAFVELESEDEVKLALKKDRETMGHRYVEVFKSNNVEMDWVLKHTGPNSPDTANDGFVRLRGLPFGCSKEEIVQFFSGLEIVPNGITLPVDFQGRSTGEAFVQFASQEIAEKALKKHKERIGHRYIEIFKSSRAEVRTHYDPPRKLMAMQRPGPYDRPGAGRGYNSIGRGAGFERMRRGAYGGGYGGYDDYNGYNDGYGFGSDRFGRDLNYCFSGMSDHRYGDGGSTFQSTTGHCVHMRGLPYRATENDIYNFFSPLNPVRVHIEIGPDGRVTGEADVEFATHEDAVAAMSKDKANMQHRYVELFLNSTAGASGGAYGSQMLGGMGLSNQSSYGGPASQQLSGGYGGGYGGQSSMSGYGSQGAVSSSYYSSGSRASVGVNGMGGMTGMSSMSGGWGM is encoded by the exons ATGATGTTGGGCACCGAGGGCGGAGAGGGATTCGTGGTGAAGGTCCGGGGCTTGCCTTGGTCTTGTTCTGCCGATGAAGTGCAGCGGTTTTTTTCTG ACTGCAAAATTCAAAATGGGGCTCAAGGTATTCGTTTCATCTACACCAGAGAAGGCAGACCGAGTGGCGAGGCTTTTGTTGAACTTGAATCAGAAGATGAAGTCAAATTGGCCctgaaaaaagacagagaaactaTGGGACACAGATATGTTGAAG TATTCAAGTCAAACAACGTTGAAATGGATTGGGTGTTGAAGCATACTGGTCCAAATAGTCCTGACACGGCCAATGATGGCTTTGTACGGCTTAGAGGACTCCCCTTTGGATGTAGCAAGGAAGAAATTGTTCAGTTCTTCTCAG GGTTGGAAATCGTGCCAAATGGGATAACATTGCCGGTGGACTTCCAGGGGAGGAGTACGGGGGAGGCCTTCGTGCAGTTTGCTTCACAGGAAATAGCTGAAAAGGCTCTAAAGAAACACAAGGAAAGAATAGGGCACAG GTATATCGAAATCTTTAAGAGCAGTCGAGCTGAAGTTAGAACTCACTATGATCCACCACGAAAGCTTATGGCCATGCAGCGGCCAGGTCCCTATGACAGACCTGGGGCTGGCAGAGGGTATAACAGCATTGGCAGAGGAGCTGGCTTTGAGAGGATGAGGCGTGGTGCCTATGGTGGAG GCTATGGAGGCTATGATGATTATAATGGCTATAATGATGGCTATGGATTTGGGTCAGATAGATTTGGAAGAG ACCTCAATTACTGTTTTTCAGGAATGTCTGATCACAGATACGGGGATGGTGGCTCCACTTTCCAGAGCACAACGGGGCACTGTGTACACATGCGGGGATTGCCATACAGAGCCACTGAGAATGACATTTATAAT TTTTTCTCACCCCTCAACCCTGTGAGAGTACACATTGAAATTGGTCCTGATGGCAGAGTAACCGGTGAAGCAGATGTTGAGTTTGCAACTCATGAAGATGCTGTGGCAGCTATGTCAAAAGACAAAGCAAATATGC AACACAGATATGTAGAGCTCTTCTTGAATTCTACAGCAGGAGCAAGCGGTGGTGCATACGGTAGCCAAATGCTAGGAGGCATGGGTTTGT CGAACCAGTCCAGTTATGGTGGCCCAGCCAGCCAGCAGCTGAGTGGAGGTTACGGAGGGGGCTATGGTGGCCAGAGCAGCATGAGTGGATACG GTAGCCAAGGAGCAGTGAGCAGCAGCTACTACAGTAGTGGAAGCCGTGCGTCAGTGGGCGTGAACGGAATGGGAGGGATGACTGGCATGTCCAGTATGAGTGGGGGATGGGGAATGTAA
- the HNRNPH1 gene encoding heterogeneous nuclear ribonucleoprotein H isoform X7 has protein sequence MAMQRPGPYDRPGAGRGYNSIGRGAGFERMRRGAYGGGYGGYDDYNGYNDGYGFGSDRFGRDLNYCFSGMSDHRYGDGGSTFQSTTGHCVHMRGLPYRATENDIYNFFSPLNPVRVHIEIGPDGRVTGEADVEFATHEDAVAAMSKDKANMQHRYVELFLNSTAGASGGAYEHRYVELFLNSTAGASGGAYGSQMMGGMGLSNQSSYGGPASQQLSGGYGGGYGGQSSMSGYGSQGAVSSSYYSSGSRASVGVNGMGGMTGMSSMSGGWGM, from the exons ATGGCCATGCAGCGGCCAGGTCCCTATGACAGACCTGGGGCTGGCAGAGGGTATAACAGCATTGGCAGAGGAGCTGGCTTTGAGAGGATGAGGCGTGGTGCCTATGGTGGAG GCTATGGAGGCTATGATGATTATAATGGCTATAATGATGGCTATGGATTTGGGTCAGATAGATTTGGAAGAG ACCTCAATTACTGTTTTTCAGGAATGTCTGATCACAGATACGGGGATGGTGGCTCCACTTTCCAGAGCACAACGGGGCACTGTGTACACATGCGGGGATTGCCATACAGAGCCACTGAGAATGACATTTATAAT TTTTTCTCACCCCTCAACCCTGTGAGAGTACACATTGAAATTGGTCCTGATGGCAGAGTAACCGGTGAAGCAGATGTTGAGTTTGCAACTCATGAAGATGCTGTGGCAGCTATGTCAAAAGACAAAGCAAATATGC AACACAGATATGTAGAGCTCTTCTTGAATTCTACAGCAGGAGCAAGCGGTGGTGCATACG AACACAGATATGTAGAACTCTTCTTGAATTCTACAGCAGGAGCAAGCGGTGGTGCTTATGGTAGCCAAATGATGGGAGGCATGGGCTTGT CGAACCAGTCCAGTTATGGTGGCCCAGCCAGCCAGCAGCTGAGTGGAGGTTACGGAGGGGGCTATGGTGGCCAGAGCAGCATGAGTGGATACG GTAGCCAAGGAGCAGTGAGCAGCAGCTACTACAGTAGTGGAAGCCGTGCGTCAGTGGGCGTGAACGGAATGGGAGGGATGACTGGCATGTCCAGTATGAGTGGGGGATGGGGAATGTAA
- the HNRNPH1 gene encoding heterogeneous nuclear ribonucleoprotein H isoform X8, which yields MAMQRPGPYDRPGAGRGYNSIGRGAGFERMRRGAYGGGYGGYDDYNGYNDGYGFGSDRFGRDLNYCFSGMSDHRYGDGGSTFQSTTGHCVHMRGLPYRATENDIYNFFSPLNPVRVHIEIGPDGRVTGEADVEFATHEDAVAAMSKDKANMQHRYVELFLNSTAGASGGAYEHRYVELFLNSTAGASGGAYGSQMMGGMGLSNQSSYGGPASQQLSGGYGGGYGGQSSMSGYDQVLQENSSDFQSNIA from the exons ATGGCCATGCAGCGGCCAGGTCCCTATGACAGACCTGGGGCTGGCAGAGGGTATAACAGCATTGGCAGAGGAGCTGGCTTTGAGAGGATGAGGCGTGGTGCCTATGGTGGAG GCTATGGAGGCTATGATGATTATAATGGCTATAATGATGGCTATGGATTTGGGTCAGATAGATTTGGAAGAG ACCTCAATTACTGTTTTTCAGGAATGTCTGATCACAGATACGGGGATGGTGGCTCCACTTTCCAGAGCACAACGGGGCACTGTGTACACATGCGGGGATTGCCATACAGAGCCACTGAGAATGACATTTATAAT TTTTTCTCACCCCTCAACCCTGTGAGAGTACACATTGAAATTGGTCCTGATGGCAGAGTAACCGGTGAAGCAGATGTTGAGTTTGCAACTCATGAAGATGCTGTGGCAGCTATGTCAAAAGACAAAGCAAATATGC AACACAGATATGTAGAGCTCTTCTTGAATTCTACAGCAGGAGCAAGCGGTGGTGCATACG AACACAGATATGTAGAACTCTTCTTGAATTCTACAGCAGGAGCAAGCGGTGGTGCTTATGGTAGCCAAATGATGGGAGGCATGGGCTTGT CGAACCAGTCCAGTTATGGTGGCCCAGCCAGCCAGCAGCTGAGTGGAGGTTACGGAGGGGGCTATGGTGGCCAGAGCAGCATGAGTGGATACG ACCAAGTTTTACAGGAAAACTCCAGTGATTTTCAATCAAACATTGCATag